CGCGCCGACCGTGAACTCCCAGCGCAGCGGGCCCGCGGCGACGGTCCAGCGAGCCCCCGGGCGGTCGCCCGTCCCGATCCCGTCGCCCGCGCCGCCGTCGACGGTGACCGTCACGGGGACCAGCCGGACGGCGTCGAACACGTAGGTGGCGGCCACGAACTCGGCGACCCACTCGTCCGGGGCCAGGAGCTCGCGGCGCCCGTCCGGGTGCTCGACCATGACGTCGGCGAAGGCCCCGTGCGGGCTCCGGTCCCAGGCGCCCAGCACGAGCCGGGTGCCGCCGGCGGTACCCGCCCCGGCGATGTGGCCGGTGAACCGCCACCGTTCCATGGTCGTCTCCTGCCGTCGTCGGGCGTGGCCGGCCGGTCCGCGCACCCGGGACGGACTCTATCGAGGCGGTGGGCGCCGGGGCTGCCGCGAGGGTCTCAGGTGAGGAAGTCCCGGACCGCCTCGTTGAAGGGGCCCGGGGCCTCGGCGGAGATGCCGTGCCCGGCGCCGAGGATGACCACGAGGCGTGACCCCGGGATGGCCTGCTGCAGGGCGCGCGCCACCGAGAGCGGTGAGCGCTCGTCGCGTTCGCCGTAGAGCAACAGGGTGGGCGCCGTGATGGTCGGCAGGACATCGCGCAGGTCGGCGTCGGCCATCGGGCGCAACAGGTGGAGGCACGCCGGTCGCACCGATCGGAGGAGTTCCATGGACTCGGCCACGACCTCCGGGGGCGTGGCGGCGCCGAACACCGTGTCGAGGAACGGCGGTCCCCACTCCTCCACCGGCCGCTCCAGCAGCCCTGTCATCCATTCCTTGCGCCGGGCCACCTCCTCGGGCGGCAGCGAGCCCGCCCAGCCGGCGTAGGCCGAGGCCAGGACGAGACGCCGTGCCAGGCCGGGCTGGTGGCGCTGGATCGCCAGCACGCACACGGAACCGAAGGAGAGTCCACCCAGGTCCGGGTGGTCGAGGCCCAGCGCGGCACAGAATCCCGCCATCAGGTCGGCATATCCCTCGAGGGTGAGGTCCTCGACCGGGTCGGCGGAGCCCCCGCACCCGGGGGCATCGACTGCGATGACGTCACAGTGTTCCGAGAGCCCCGCCAGCTGGTGGTGCCACTCGCGGCCGTCACTGAGCGCGCCGTGCAGGAGCACGAGGGGATGACCCCGTCCGGCGCGCCGATACGCCAGACGGACGCCGTGGACGTCGACCGTGTGCAGTGGGGGCATCATGGGCGCGCCCATTCCGCTCTCGACGGGCCGGAGGCGGTCGGGAGGCCTCGGGCGAAGAGGAACCCGGCGGACCCGGAGGGTCTCGAGGGGGTGGCCAGGGACCCCTGGACCATGGCGGCCCCGACGTCGAGAGCGGTCCGGGGGGCGCGAGCGTGCCCGCGGCCGGCCCGTGCCCGGACCGCGCTGACGACGGTGACGACTAGGAGCCGTCCGGGCATGGTCACCTCCTGGATGGGGGGAGCGGGGGCGCACCGTCCGCCGGGACCAGTAGAGCGACGGCGGCCCCCCGCGTCAATGCATGAGCGAGCGTGCCGCGCGGGGATGAGGGACCGGCGCCGAGGGGTGGCTGGGGCGCGCGGACCGGGCGCACACTGCCGCCATGAGCATGGACCCAGCCGTCACCAACCCGGACCACTATCGCGTGGTGTTCGAGAACGAGCACGTCCGGGTGCTGAGATACCACGACGAGCCGGGGGAGCGGACGACCGCGCACGAGCACCCCGACTCGGTCATGTACACCCTCAGTGCCTTCCGCCGCCGGCTGGTCTCCGGCGACCAGGAGCGTGAGGTGGAGATGGTGGCCGGGATGACCGGCTGGCTGCCGGCGCAGCGGCACATGGGGGAGAACATCGGGGACACCCCGACCGACGTGCTGTTCGTCGAGCTCAAGCACGCCGGGGCGGCCGCCGTTGACCCGGGTTCGGGGAGCGCCGGGAGCGGCGCCGATTCGAACGCCGGGGGAGACGGAGCGGACCAGCCGCTCGGACCCGGCTGAGAGGCGGGGCTCGCGCAGCCGGCACTGCTGTCGCAGGAGCCGTCATGGCCCGGAGGACATGTCCGTGAGGGGCCGCAGGGGGACAAGTCTCCTGGAGCATGACGGAGCCCGCACGGGCGTCGGACGACGGGCGCTGGGCGTTGCGCGGCGGCCGGCGGGCCTCGGGCGACGCGCACCGGACGGAAGCGAGGGGGCGCCGGGCCGGGGGGCACTGCCCCCGGGCATAGGGTGGCGGGGAAGGCCCGGTCCGGGCGTCGGCCCGCCGGGGACCACGAGCACAGGAGGTGCCATGTCCGGATCGTCGACCGACTTCTCCGTGGGAGACCACGTGAGCTGGAACTCCGAGGCCGGCCGCGTCAGCGGCAGGATCACGAAGGTGCACACGAGCGACTTCGAGTTCAAGGGGCGGACCCGCCGCGCCTCCAAGGAGGAGCCGCAGTACGAGATCGCCAGCGACAAGACCGACCACCTCGCCGCCCACAAGGGCAGCGCGCTGCGCAGGCTCTCCTCCTGAACCCTGGGCACTGGGCCCTGGGCCCCGGGTCCTGAGCCCAGCGCCCTCCTGGCCCTGGGCCCTGCGCCCGGAACGCCGCGCCCAGGGCCCCGCGTTCAGAGCCCGAGGTCGCGCCCGATGAGCTCCTTCATGATCTCGTTCGAGCCGGCCCAGATGCGGTTCACGCGCGCGTCCTTCCACGCCCGGGCCACCCGGTACTCGTTCATGTAGCCGTAGCCGCCGTAGAGCTGGACGCAGTGGTCCAGGATCTCGTTCTGCACGTCCGAGGCCCAGTACTTCGCCTTGGCCGCGTCCACGGCGGAGAGCTCCCCGGCGGTGTGGGCCATCACGGCGTCGTCCACGAAGGACTGCGTGACCTCCGCCTTGGTCACCAGCTCGGCCAGCAGGAACTTGTTGTGCTGGAAGGAGCCGATGGGCTGGCCGAAGGCCCGGCGCTCCTTGGTGTACTCGAGCGTCTCCTCGAGCACCTGCCGGGCGTGCGAGAGGCCGTACACGGCGGCGCAGAGCCGCTCCTGGGGCAGGTTGACCATCATCTGGATGAAGCCCGTGTCCACCTCGCCGATGATGTTCTCCGAGGGCACCCGCAGGGTGTCGAAGAACAGCTCGGCGGTGTCCGACTCCGGCTGGCCCACCTTGTCCAGCTTGCGGCCCCGGTGGAAGCCGTCCATGGTGGCCTCCACCCCGAACAGGGTGATGCCGCGGGCCTTCTTCTCCGGGCTGGTCCGGGCGGCGACGATCACGAAGTCCGCCGAGTAGCCGTTGGTGATGAAGGTCTTCGAGCCGTTGAGGATCCAGTCGTCGCCGTCCCGCACGGCGGTGGTGCGCAGGTTGGCCAGGTCGGAGCCGCCGGAGGGCTCGGTCATGGCGATCGCGGCGATGGTGGACCCGTCCGCGATGCCCGGCAGCCACCGCTCCTGCTGCTCGCGCGTGCCCAGCTTGACGAGGTACGGCGGGACGATGTCCGCATGGATCCCGATGCAGGAGGGCAGCGCGAAGTTGACCTTGGAGAGCTCCTCGAACAGCACGGCGTTGAACCGGTAGTCCTGCGGGTAGCCGCCGCCGAACTCCTCCGGGATCTCCAGCCCCAGCAGCCCCTGCTCGCCGGCGGCCCGCCACAGCTCGCGCGGCAGGGACTTGTCCTCGGCCCACTGCTCCACGTGGGGGGTGATGTGGCGCTTGACGAACTCGGCGACGGAGTCGCGGAAGTCCTCGTGCTCGGTCTCGAACATGCGGCGGCGCATGGCTGGTCCTCTCGGTGCTCCGGACGGGGTCCCCTGAGGTTGTCAACCGTCCCGGGGAAAAGCAATACCCGCCGGTAACTTATCCGGTCGTGTCGCGCCCCGGGGCGGGGTCGGCGGGGGATTCCGCGACGTCGGCCGGCGCCTGGGTCCCGGTGGCCGCCCCCTCCGGGGCGGGCGCCCGGTGCGGGGTCCCGACGGCGGCCGGCCCCTCGGGCGCGCCCGGCGCCTCGCCGGCGGGCAGCGGGAAGACGCTGAGGTACAGGCGGACGCGCCGCGTGGGCTCCTCGCCGGAGGGGGCGTCCGTGGCGGGCTCCTCGCCGCCTCCGGCGTGCTCGGCGGACTCCTCGACGTCCGTCTCGGCGGTCCCCTCCGCGGCATCCTCGTCCACCGGCTGGGCACCCGGGGCGACGTCGGCCGGGCCGAGGTGCCGGGCGACCACGGCCATGAGCTCCTCCGTCAGGGCGCGCGCCTGGGCCGCGGTCAGTGACCGGGTGGTGGTGTTGTCCACCGAGGCCTCGATCCACTCCCGGTCCTCGGTGGTCTCCACGGACAGCCAGCGGGCCAGGGCGTCGGCGCGCTCGTGGAGGCGGTTGCGCATCATCGCCTCGATCGCCGGGCGGTTGGCCTCGTCCTGGGCGAGGTCGAAGGTCGGCACCGCGAAGCCCAGGGGCTTCCACCAGCGCTCGCGGCCCGTGCCGCGGCCCGGGTCCTCCGCCACGAAGCCGTGCTTCTCCAGCTGGCGCAGGTGGTAGCTGGTCTGTCCCGTGCTCTCGCCGAGGTGCCGGGCCAGGGCCGTGGCGGTGGCCGCGCCCACGTCGGTCAGGTGGGAGTAGATGGCCATCCGCAGTGGGTGGGCGAAGGCCTTCATCGCCTGCGCGTCCACGGTGCGCGGGGCGGTGCCGGGGAAGCGGGCCGACCCCGCGGCCGCGGGGTCCGGCGAGTCCGGCCCCGAGGGGGCGGACTCCGGGGCGCCGGGCGCGCTCGACTTGTCGGAGGGCATGATGCAGAGGTACCTTTGCATAGACATCTTTGCAAAGAAATCTCTGCAAAGTCTTCTCGGCACCAGTCTACGGAGATGATTCCCTTGCTGCGATCCAGCCTGGACGCACCCGCCGCCTGCCCGCCGGCCGTCGCGACGGCCTCGGCCCCCTCGACCTCCCGGGCCGAGCGCGCCCTCGAGGCGGAGGCCCCGGCACCCGGCGCCGTGCCGGCCGCCGACTCCAGCGGTCCGTCGCCCACGCCCCGCGTCACCGCCCCCGTGGGTGCCGCCGACCCCGCCACGGCCCGGCGGGCGGGCGCGGTCCTGGCCGCGGCCGCCGAGGCCACCGGCACCCCGAGGCGTCGTTCGCGGGGCTGGCTGTCCCGTCGCGGCACCGCCGCCCGTCGCCCCCGCCCGGTCGCCCCCGACCCGCGGGACGCGGAGGCGACGCACCGCATCTGGCGCGCCGCCGTCGTCGGCGGAGGCCCCGGCCTGCGCTGAGCCGGGCAGCCCGGCGCCCTGCCACGGGGTGCCGGGCCGCTCGGGCGCGACGCCGGCGGGCCGGGATCGGAACGGGACCGGCCGGCCGCCGTCGGGCCCACGGGCGGGCCGTAGACTGCAGGACGTGGAGAGCGCAGAGACCACCGGCCGCGGGGCCGGCACGGAGGCCGGTCCGGGGGCCGACGTCGACCCCCGCCCCAACCGCGTCTGGCCCCGGTTCCTCGTCATCGTGCTGAGCCTGGCCGGACTGGTCATCGCGCTGCAGTTCGTGCAGGGGCTGCAGGGCATCATCGGACCGGTGTTCCTGGGCCTGAACCTCGTGATCATCGCCTACCCGCTGCAGTCGTGGCTGATCGGCCGGGGCGTGCACCGCTTCGTGGGAGCCTCGATCACGGTGGCGCTGGTCGTCGTCGTGCTGCTGGTGTTCCTCGGGCTGATCCTGTGGTCGGCCTCCGAGCTCGTGCTGGCCCTGCCGCAGTACAGCGAGCAGTTCACGGACCTCTACGACGGCGTCATCGCCTGGATCGGCAGCTTCGGCGTCACCCCGGACATGGTGCTGGAGCAGCTGTCCGGGCTGAACATGTCCACGGTGATGTCCACCCTCACGGGCGTGCTCACGGCGCTGCTGTCCAACCTCACCGCGATCGTGGGCCTGCTGGCCACCGTGGTGATGGCCGTGTTCTTCCTCGCCATGGACTCGGTGGCCGTGGAGCGCCGGATGGCGCTGCTCAACACCGCCCAGTACGAGCTCGGCCGGGCCCTGGGCGCGTTCGCCCAGGGGGTGCGGCGGTACTGGGTGGTCACCACCCTGTTCGGCCTGATCGTGGCGCTGCTGGACGTCGTGGCCCTCATGGCGATCGGCGTGCCGATGATCTGGGTGTGGGGCGTGCTGAGCTTCCTGACCAACTACATCCCCAACATCGGCTTCATCATCGGCATGATCCCGCCCGCGCTGCTCGGCCTCGTGGAGGGCGGCTGGGGCGCGTTCTTCGGGGTGATCGTGGCCTACTCGGTGCTGAACTTCGTCATCCAGTCGATCATCCAGCCCAAGTTCACGGGCGACGCCGTGGGGGTCATCCCCACCATCTCGTTCCTGTCCCTGCTCTTCTGGGCGTGGATCCTCGGCCCGCTCGGTGCCATCCTGGCCCTGCCGGCCACCCTGTTGCTCAAGGCCATCATGATCGACGCCGATCCGCAATCCCGCTGGATCAACGCCTTCATCGCCTCGGACCTGCGCGGCATGGAGGCCCGCAGCCGCCGGGCGTCCCGGCGGCTGCTGGCGGAGGCCCCTGCACAGCAGTCCGCGTGAGGGCGGGCGTCCCCCGCCGGCCCGCCCCGTTGCCGGACCGGCCGGCGGCGCGTGAAACCATGGAGCGATGACCGCCCGCACCGCCCTGCCCTATGTCGCCGACCAGGAGATCGTCTCCCTGGTGGGGGCCGCGGCGGCCGCCAAGGGCAAGGCCTACGCGCGCCAGGGCGCGGTGACCGGCCTGCAGTGGGATCCCCCCGCGGTCACGGACCCGGGCGCCGGGATCCCCACGGGCGCCGCCCCGGCGGGAGCCCTGGCCACCCTGACCGGATCGGTCCAGGGCAACGACCCGCTGCCCTACGAGACCTACGTGCTGCTGAAGCCGGCCCGGGCCGCCCAGGCCGCCGCCATGCCCGATCCCTGGACGCCGGTCCGCGGCGGCTGCACCTGCCCCGTCCGCAACGACTGCAAGCACGGCGCCGCCCTGCTCTATGCGGCCACCACCGAGTCGATCCGCCGGCACCTGCGGCCCCAGGCGGCCGGCGCGCCGGCCGTGGAGGGCTGGGGCGAGGTGCACCGCTTCACCGAGGGGGCCGGGGCGGCGTCCGACGGCGGCGCCGGCGAGGAGCCCGCGGACTGGCGGGCGGTGCTCGGCGGCCTCGCCGGGGACGGCCCCGCCGAGCACGCCGAGGACCCCGTGGGGATCGGCGTGGAGCTGTTCGCCGAGCCGCGCAGCGCGATGCGCCGGCGCTGGGGCGCCGCCCCGGCCACCGTGGCCGACGTCCGGGAGGGCGCCGCGCTGCAGGTGCACCTGCGCCCCATGCGCCGGGGCTCGCGGGACAACTGGATCAAGGGCGGGCTGACCTGGAAGAAGTTCCAGTACGGGGGCCTGCGGCACCAGCTGCGCGAGGACCACGTGGAGCTGCTGGGGCAGTTCTACCGGCTGTTCCTCGCCGAGCGGCCCCACCAGTCCCTCGGCACGGACGACACCCTCCGGCTCGACCAGCTCTCGGGCCCGGCGGCCTGGCAGTTGCTCGCCCGGGCCCGGCAGGCCGGCATCGAGTTCATCGGCCAGGGCGTGGTGGGGGAGGTGGTCCTGGCCGAGCCGGCCACGCTGCGCCTGGACGTGAGCCGGGACGCGGACCTCGCCGTCGCCCCCGTGGTGGAGTCGGCCGGGCAGCCCGTGCCGGGGGCGCGGGCGGCCGGCACCGGCGGCTTCCTCGCCGTCGAGGTGCCCGACGACGCGCCCCAGTGGGGTGCCCCGGTGCGCCTGACGCTCGTCCCGGCGGCGCAGACGGTGCCGCGGCCCGTGCTGGACCTGCTGGGCCGCGGGGAGTCGCTGCGCATCCCGCAGCAGGAGGCCGAGGAGTTCTTCTACGACGTCTACCCCCGGCTGTCCCGCCTCATGCCCGTGGACAGCGCCGACGGCACCGTGGAGTTCCCCGAGGTCCCCGCCCCCGAGCTGCGCCTGGCGGTCCGCTACGGCCGGGACCACCGGGCCAGCCTCGAGTGGAGCTGGCTGTACTGGGGCCCGCGCCGCGAGCTGCCGCTGGAGGTCCGGCGGTCCCGCTCGCGGGGCGGCTGGTCCCCGACCGGCTACTCCGGGCGCGCCCGGAACCCCGGGGCGGAACGGGACATCGAGCACGAGGACGCCGTGCTGGACCGCGTCCAGGAGCACTGGGCGCCGGGCGGGTCCGGCGGCCTCCAGCACCTGGCCGGCGCCGAGACGGCCCGGTTCGTGGAGCACGTGCTGCCGGCGCTGTCCGCGCTGGAGCACGTCACGGTCACCGAGCAGGGCGAGAGGCCGGACTACCAGGAGCTCACGGACGACCCGCTCGTGCGCGTCACCCAGGTCCAGTCGGCCCGCCCGAACGAGAACGACTGGTACGACCTGGGCTTCGAGATCACCATCGGCGGGCAGCTCATGCCGTTCACCGCGGTGTTCACGGCCCTCGCGCGCGGCGAGAAGGCCCTCGTGCTGGACGACGGGACGTACTTCCGCCTGGACCACCCCTCCTTCGAGCGGCTGCGGGACCTCATCGCGGAGGCCGAGGTGATGGGGGACTGGACCGCCGAGGCGCCGCGGATCACCAAGTACGACGTGGCCCTGTGGGAGGAGTTCGAGGACCTCGCCCACGAGTCCGTCGAGGCGGTGGCCTGGCGCGAGTCCGTGGGCGCCCTCAAGGACCTCCGGGAGATCCCGACGCCGGCCGTGCCCGCCGGCCTCGACGCCACCCTGCGGCCCTACCAGCTCGAGGGCTTCGCGTGGCTGTCCTTCCTCCACGACCACGGCCTCGGCGGCATCCTCGCCGACGACATGGGCCTGGGCAAGACGGTGCAGACCCTGGCGCTCATGGTGCGCGCGCGGGACCGGGCGCCCGCGGGGACGCCGCCGTTCCTCGTGGTGGCGCCGTCCTCGGTGCTGTCCGTCTGGCGGGACGAGGCCGCGCGCTTCGCGCCGGGGCTGGCACTGCGCGTGCTGGACACCACCGCGGCCAAGCGCGGCACGACGGTCGCCGCGGAGGTGGCGGGGGCCGACGTCGTGATCACCAGCTACACCCTGCTGCGGCTGGACTCGGAGCAGTTCACCGCGCTCGACTGGGACGGGCTGGTGCTGGACGAGGCGCAGTTCGTGAAGAACCGCTCGGCCAAGGCGCACCAGGCGGCCAAGGCCGTCCGCGCGCCGTTCCGGCTGGCCATCACGGGCACCCCGATGGAGAACTCCCTGTCCGACCTGTGGGCGCTGCTGTCCCTCACCGCCTCGGGCCTGTTCCCCTCGCCCACCGTGTTCCGCCAGGAGTACCTCAAGCCGATCGAGTCCCCGGACCCCTCCGAGGACGGCGCGCGGTTCGCCGCGGAGCGGATGGCCCGGCTGCGGCGGCGGATCCGGCCGTTCATGCTGCGCCGCACCAAGGAGCTCGTCGCCTCGGACCTGCCGCCCAAGCAGGAGCAGGTCTCCCACGTGGAGCTGGTCCCCCGGCACCGCCGCCTCTACGACCAGGTGCTCCAGCGCGAGCGCAAGAAGGTCCTCGGGCTGCTGGAGAACATGGAGGAGAACCGCTTCGTCATCTTCCGCTCGCTCACCCTGCTGCGAATGCTCGCCCTGGACCCGGCGATCGTGGACGAGGAGCACGCCGCCGTTCCCTCGTCCAAGCTGG
This genomic window from Citricoccus sp. SGAir0253 contains:
- a CDS encoding DUF2945 domain-containing protein, whose product is MSGSSTDFSVGDHVSWNSEAGRVSGRITKVHTSDFEFKGRTRRASKEEPQYEIASDKTDHLAAHKGSALRRLSS
- a CDS encoding DEAD/DEAH box helicase gives rise to the protein MTARTALPYVADQEIVSLVGAAAAAKGKAYARQGAVTGLQWDPPAVTDPGAGIPTGAAPAGALATLTGSVQGNDPLPYETYVLLKPARAAQAAAMPDPWTPVRGGCTCPVRNDCKHGAALLYAATTESIRRHLRPQAAGAPAVEGWGEVHRFTEGAGAASDGGAGEEPADWRAVLGGLAGDGPAEHAEDPVGIGVELFAEPRSAMRRRWGAAPATVADVREGAALQVHLRPMRRGSRDNWIKGGLTWKKFQYGGLRHQLREDHVELLGQFYRLFLAERPHQSLGTDDTLRLDQLSGPAAWQLLARARQAGIEFIGQGVVGEVVLAEPATLRLDVSRDADLAVAPVVESAGQPVPGARAAGTGGFLAVEVPDDAPQWGAPVRLTLVPAAQTVPRPVLDLLGRGESLRIPQQEAEEFFYDVYPRLSRLMPVDSADGTVEFPEVPAPELRLAVRYGRDHRASLEWSWLYWGPRRELPLEVRRSRSRGGWSPTGYSGRARNPGAERDIEHEDAVLDRVQEHWAPGGSGGLQHLAGAETARFVEHVLPALSALEHVTVTEQGERPDYQELTDDPLVRVTQVQSARPNENDWYDLGFEITIGGQLMPFTAVFTALARGEKALVLDDGTYFRLDHPSFERLRDLIAEAEVMGDWTAEAPRITKYDVALWEEFEDLAHESVEAVAWRESVGALKDLREIPTPAVPAGLDATLRPYQLEGFAWLSFLHDHGLGGILADDMGLGKTVQTLALMVRARDRAPAGTPPFLVVAPSSVLSVWRDEAARFAPGLALRVLDTTAAKRGTTVAAEVAGADVVITSYTLLRLDSEQFTALDWDGLVLDEAQFVKNRSAKAHQAAKAVRAPFRLAITGTPMENSLSDLWALLSLTASGLFPSPTVFRQEYLKPIESPDPSEDGARFAAERMARLRRRIRPFMLRRTKELVASDLPPKQEQVSHVELVPRHRRLYDQVLQRERKKVLGLLENMEENRFVIFRSLTLLRMLALDPAIVDEEHAAVPSSKLEALMLQLEEIVAEGHRVIIFSQFTSFLTRVGDRLADRGVDFAYLDGSTRNRSEVIERFKQGSAPAFLISLKAGGFGLTLTEADYVFLLDPWWNPATEAQAVDRAHRIGQERTVMVYRMVAERTIEDKVLALQQRKAALFSSLTDGDTAFASTITADDVRELFAPDRD
- a CDS encoding alpha/beta fold hydrolase, with protein sequence MMPPLHTVDVHGVRLAYRRAGRGHPLVLLHGALSDGREWHHQLAGLSEHCDVIAVDAPGCGGSADPVEDLTLEGYADLMAGFCAALGLDHPDLGGLSFGSVCVLAIQRHQPGLARRLVLASAYAGWAGSLPPEEVARRKEWMTGLLERPVEEWGPPFLDTVFGAATPPEVVAESMELLRSVRPACLHLLRPMADADLRDVLPTITAPTLLLYGERDERSPLSVARALQQAIPGSRLVVILGAGHGISAEAPGPFNEAVRDFLT
- a CDS encoding cytoplasmic protein; its protein translation is MSMDPAVTNPDHYRVVFENEHVRVLRYHDEPGERTTAHEHPDSVMYTLSAFRRRLVSGDQEREVEMVAGMTGWLPAQRHMGENIGDTPTDVLFVELKHAGAAAVDPGSGSAGSGADSNAGGDGADQPLGPG
- a CDS encoding helix-turn-helix domain-containing protein, with amino-acid sequence MPSDKSSAPGAPESAPSGPDSPDPAAAGSARFPGTAPRTVDAQAMKAFAHPLRMAIYSHLTDVGAATATALARHLGESTGQTSYHLRQLEKHGFVAEDPGRGTGRERWWKPLGFAVPTFDLAQDEANRPAIEAMMRNRLHERADALARWLSVETTEDREWIEASVDNTTTRSLTAAQARALTEELMAVVARHLGPADVAPGAQPVDEDAAEGTAETDVEESAEHAGGGEEPATDAPSGEEPTRRVRLYLSVFPLPAGEAPGAPEGPAAVGTPHRAPAPEGAATGTQAPADVAESPADPAPGRDTTG
- a CDS encoding acyl-CoA dehydrogenase family protein, yielding MRRRMFETEHEDFRDSVAEFVKRHITPHVEQWAEDKSLPRELWRAAGEQGLLGLEIPEEFGGGYPQDYRFNAVLFEELSKVNFALPSCIGIHADIVPPYLVKLGTREQQERWLPGIADGSTIAAIAMTEPSGGSDLANLRTTAVRDGDDWILNGSKTFITNGYSADFVIVAARTSPEKKARGITLFGVEATMDGFHRGRKLDKVGQPESDTAELFFDTLRVPSENIIGEVDTGFIQMMVNLPQERLCAAVYGLSHARQVLEETLEYTKERRAFGQPIGSFQHNKFLLAELVTKAEVTQSFVDDAVMAHTAGELSAVDAAKAKYWASDVQNEILDHCVQLYGGYGYMNEYRVARAWKDARVNRIWAGSNEIMKELIGRDLGL
- a CDS encoding AI-2E family transporter; its protein translation is MESAETTGRGAGTEAGPGADVDPRPNRVWPRFLVIVLSLAGLVIALQFVQGLQGIIGPVFLGLNLVIIAYPLQSWLIGRGVHRFVGASITVALVVVVLLVFLGLILWSASELVLALPQYSEQFTDLYDGVIAWIGSFGVTPDMVLEQLSGLNMSTVMSTLTGVLTALLSNLTAIVGLLATVVMAVFFLAMDSVAVERRMALLNTAQYELGRALGAFAQGVRRYWVVTTLFGLIVALLDVVALMAIGVPMIWVWGVLSFLTNYIPNIGFIIGMIPPALLGLVEGGWGAFFGVIVAYSVLNFVIQSIIQPKFTGDAVGVIPTISFLSLLFWAWILGPLGAILALPATLLLKAIMIDADPQSRWINAFIASDLRGMEARSRRASRRLLAEAPAQQSA